The Sorangiineae bacterium MSr11954 DNA segment ACGCCTATTGGAATGCCACCCGCGAGCCCGCGCGCATCCTGGAGATTTTTTCGCCCGCGGGCTTCGAGCAATACTTTGGGGAGCTGGCGGAGTTGCTCGCGCAGGGTACTCCCCCCATCGACACATTGACCCGGCTCCGCTCCAAATATGGAGCCACATCGCAAGGCATGGAGTGGGTGCCCGAGCTAAAGGCCAAATACGGCCTCAAGCTGCTCGGCGAAGCCTGAAAACGTTCGAAAAGACGCCGTCGAAAGGAATCGCCATGCGAAATTATTGGTACCCCATTGCGTACTCGGGCGAGGTCGCCGAGCGGCCGGTTCCCTTCACCCTATTGGATGAACCAAAGGTCCTCTTTCGCGACGATCGCGGTCAGGTCGGATGTCTCATCGACAGGTGTCCCCATCGCTCCACCCCACTTTCCCTGGGGCGGGTGGTGCAGGGGCGACTCGAGTGCCCCAATCACGGCTGGCGGTATCGCGCCGATGGCGGCTGCACCAAAATTCCTTCTCAATCGCCAGAAAAAGCGATCCCCAAATCGGCCGCGGCGCAGTCTTTTCCGACGCGGGAGCACTTGGGAATCGTCTGGGTATGGCCGGGCGACGGTTTTGCGTCGGCCGAATCGGCCGAGGCCGGCGATCTCTTTCAGATTCCCGAGTTTGGTACGCCCGAGTGGACGTATGTGCAAAGCTCATTCGATCTGAACATCGAGCACGAGCTGCTCATCGAGAGCTTTCTCGATCCAACGCACTTACCCTTCGTGCACGACGGGCGACTCGGCGGAAGCCGCGATGAAGCGGCACCGGTGGCCCTCGAGCTCCTCCCCTATTCGCGCGGCATCCGGGGCAATTTCACCTCGTCGACATCGGCGGGCGAGAGCAAACCGTTTCAACTGTTGACCTTCGAGCCACCTTGCCATGTGCGCCTGGAGGTGGAGATTCGCCCCGGGTGGAGGGCCTTTTCCGTCATTTCCTGCGTCCCCACCCGGGCCAGCAAAATGCGGGCATTGGTGCGCAACTTTCGAAACTTCATGTTGAACGAGGGGAGCCAGGATTGGGCGATGCTGCGCCAAGTCCAAGAGGCCTTTGCGCAGGATCTCGCCATCATCCAGGGGCAGCGCGCGCGACTCGGCCCCGATGGATCGCCGTGGCAGGGATGCGCGGTCGCGACCGATGGGCTGGCGCTCCAATACCGGAATTGGCTCACCAAATCGCTGGCTCATCCAAATGAGCGCATCGCCATGACCCGCGCCGCCGAAGCTTGAAGAAGTGCTCCTTTTCGTCAGGGCGAAATCATTCGACGCAAAGGCCCCTTCGTTGCGAAATTTCGCGTGCAGAGTAGGACATGGCGCACTTTGTTTGCGTCCCATGAACGTCGTGTGAATACTCGATGCACGGGTGCATGTGCTCGTCGCGTGGGACCTTGGCTTTCCAGGCCGAAAGGATCATCAACATGGGTCGGAAGATTCTTCTCTTGATCGGTGCGAGCGCCGTCGTGACCGGAGGCGTCGGTGCGATGGCTGGGTGCGAAAATTTGGATACGCCCGCGCGTCCGGATGCCGGCAGCAATGCAACAGCGTCGTGCATTCTGCCGAGCGATCCGGTGGTACCGTGTGGCTCGCAATACGTATTGGGCGATCCGGGCGCGGATCTCGCGGGCGCCGGCCAGATGCGCTCGTGGGCAAAAATGGATCCCGCGACGAACAAGGCCCTCGAGTTTACCATTTCGATGCCGCTCGATGCCGTTCAAACACTGAATCAAGCCACGGTCGACTCGAGCTACTGGGTCGAGGTACCGCAGCCCATCAAGGCGCAAACCGTTCTCCAGTCGTTCCGCGTGGACTACCTTTCCCAAGGGCACCCGCCCGCAGGTGTTTACAACACCCGACACCTGGACTTTCATATTTTCATCATGAGCAAAGAGCAGGCGCTCGCGATCAGCTGCCAGCCGCAGGCCGATAAAACGTTTCCGCCGGAAGGGATGCTCCCGGCAGGCTGGGCTCTCTTCGATCCCCCGCTCAATTGCGTCCCCGTTCACGGCATGCCGGCCGTCAATCGGCTGGCACCGGAGTTCAATGGGGTCCAATTCGTCACCGCCGTGGGCCTGACCTTCTACAAGTCGACATTTGCATCCTGGGAGCCGAAGCTCGCCACGCAAGCCATGCTCGAACGCCGCCCCGAGTTTACGTTCGACCTGGCCTTGATGAAGGGCGATCCTCAGAGCACCATGCCGCGCGGGCTCTACCCCACGAAGATGGTGGTCACCTACGATCAACCCCATGGTGCCTACCTCTTTGCCATCAAGGACTTTCAACAGTGGCCGCCTCCGTGAATCGTCGGTAGCGGCTCTTCATCCCTACGTCCTACGTCCCAACCTCCCTACGTCCCGAACCTCCAGCGACGCAAGTCGTACTGCCCTGAGCTCGATTCGCGGCTGAATTGGGCTCAGTTGGGACCTTTTTTGGGCCCGAGCGTGCCGCGAGGCGCTCGGACGAGTCGGACTAGAACGTCGAACGGCCGTCATCCGAGCGCTCTCGGACATACTCCGACATAAAAGGAAAGGAGGCTTAGAAGGGAAGGCCCGGCGTCTTCAAAAAGTCGATTTCCTCCGGGGTGGATTCGCGGCCGAGCAATCCATTGCGATGCGGAAACCGGCCGAAGCGGTGAATCACGTCGCGAAAGAGCCGGGCGTGATCGTGGTGTTTCTGCAGCAGGAACTGCAAGGGGGGTGGGCCCTCATCGAGCAGTTTTTGCGAGAGCTGCAGGGACCAGTCTTGCAGCTCCTCGTTCTCCGAGTGCTGAAGCGGGAAGCTGAAGAAGTACCGCTCCAGAATCGAGAGATCGCGATCCATTCCTTCATGGAGACCCTCGACCGCGAGTTTTTGCGCGCGCTCGTCGAACTCGAACATCTCCTTGGTGCCGCGGCGGATGTTGCGCACAATTTGATCGAACAGAAGGATGAGCGCGAGGCGATGACGCGGGGTCTTGGCCCAATCGTTACACTCGCCGTTTCCCGCGCGGATCAACACGTCGCCGAAGCGCTCCTGGATCTGCCGGTCAATCTCCGGGACCTTGCGGAACCAACGCTGAATCGCAACTTGAATGTCCTCGCCGGGCGGCCCAAGCCAAAACGATAGAACGTCTTCGGGTTGGATCATGATGTCGAGCGTAGTGACGATGATCGAAGCCTGTCAACGTAGGCATTCATCGAGATTCGAAGATGCGCGAAGGTGATCCAGTGATGTCGGGGCGATATCTTCGCTGCTCAAAGCGTTTATGCGTTCAGCTCAAGGAAGTTCGGATGCCATGGGCCCGGGTGGACGCGCCGCATTCCTAGCGAAGAAAGCACTCCAGCCGTCGCGTGAGTCGACCGAAACCTCGCCATTCGATAGGTGAGCACGAAGCTGATTTATCGATGTTGAAGCGTCATCGGCCGTCCTGACGGAATGGCAGCCGAGACGCCAATCATCCAGTACGGTGCAAATATATCGTTGGTATTGGTTGCCGATGTGCGCCGTTGCCGCTTGCTCGTCGGAGGGGGTATCGCCTTCGAGTCCCGCAGCGGATGCGGTCCGCGGAGATGCTGCACCCCGTGTGGTCGGCGGGGACGCCGGATCCAAGGTGGAGCCGGGGGTCCCCCGGGACGCAAACGAGGGTCGATTGACGCCATCGAACCTTCCTCCGGATATCTGCGATGCGGCCGGTGAAACCGATCGGGTCGTGCCCGCGAACACCACGAAGGACTTCGACACGAGCGGCGCGGAGGAAAGGGCGGAAAGGGCGGCACCGGCTCGACGCTCGCCGAGGAGGGGTACCCTCCGCCTCCCCCACGTATTTGGTACTGGGGCGGGCCCGGAGGTGTGGGCGGTTCGATCGGCCGCATCGTCATCAATGTTTCCGAATCGGCACCCTGCCCCGTCGTCAGCACGGACCCGCCCGCATCGCTCGGCATCGTCGGCACACACTGATTCGCAGGGGCCTTCACCGCGTGAGATCGGAGCCGGCGCAGCCCGGGGCGGGGCGCCGTATCACTCGTGGCGCTGTCGATGGCATTCCGGCCAAAGGCTACAAAACATTGCAAGCGCGCTGCCTCGCATACCTGACGGTGATCTGTCGGAGAAGACGGGACCCCGTCGCGGTCCGCATCGTGGCACGTCGCTGCCATGCCGTGGCGCAAGCGGCGCAGATGCTCGCGTACGTCGGCACCTCCGAAGCGAACCTCGGCTGGGTGCGATGGCGGGAGGGCGATCGCAACGGCGCCGAAGCGCTCTCTCGATCCACGCTCGCACGCTGGCAGCAATACCAATATCCTCGAGGCACAATCGCAACGAGTCCAGCGTTCTGGCAGCCAACAGGTTACGACGGCCGCACTCGTGGTCGCCCAACGGGCAGTGCTTCGTCGTTAACCTCGGTTCGATCGCACCACCTCGTATTGGGCCGCCACTCCGATCTCTCCGCCCACCATAGATCCGCTCGATGCCGGCGACTACGGTGAAGCCGTCTATCAGCCGGTCACGGCATCTCCGTCGTCCCCGAGCAGCCAAGTGGTATGGTCCCTCCCCAGCGCGAGCTGGCAGCCCGAGACGGATCAATCCACGCTCAGTAGGATTGACACCGTCCTCGATACCATGAGGCCCGCGAACACTGTGAGCCCGAACAATCCGGTGCTCGCCTGGATACCGCCGGCCACGAACGATTCGAGGTCTTGGAGTGGGCCGTCCGACGCGGAGGACGGAACTTTGGCTACCTCGACGAGCGTGACCTGCTACGTCCTCGATAGCTCACGGTCCTACGCTTAGCGTAAATACATGCACACTTCATTCCATGGTTTTCACGAGCGACTTTGGAACGACGTGCACAACGTTCGAATCGTCAGCGAGACCCTCGTCCCAATATTGGAACTGCGCGCACCCCGCATCCAGCAACACGGATTCGCATAGGCTGCTCACGCCGTCCGTCTTATGGATGACGCCGATGGAAAGGGAGGTCTCGATGCGGGTCGACGTAGATCGGTCAGTGCGCTTTCATCGTCTGGTCGTAGCCTGGGTCTATATCGTCTTCGGGCTCGTGGGGTTGGGGATAGGCTTCCTATTGTTCGCCCTTTACGTCGGCCTGGGTGCTGCGGGCGGAATCGAAGCCATGGAACGGGGTAAAGGGTGGGCCGATGTTGCGGGAGGCGGAGTCGTCGCGGGCATTGGCTTTGCGCTCGGCGGCATCTTCGCGGCGATTTCGCTGCCAAACCTTTGCGCCGGCTATGGATTGATTCGCCGGCGTGCCTGGGCGCGCCCGTTCAGTGGGGGCCTCGCCGTGCTGCACCTCTTTTTTGCTCCGATTGGAACGATCTTTGGCGCATATGCCATCTGGGCGCTCTTCCTCACCGAGGAGGCAGAGACGTCGAACCTCCGGGAACCCGCCCCGCCCCCCAGCGAACAACACCACCAACGCTGGCGCAAATTGAACAAATGGTTACCAAGGGCGATTGTCGCTTCGGCGTTCGCGATGACCTTGACCGCGGCGACCGTGCTCCAGGCGCCCATCACCGCGTGGTTGGGCGGACAAACGAACACGGGCGTGTTGGCCGTATTCCTCTGGCTCTTGGCGCTCGCCTTCGGCGGCGTCTACCTCCATGGCCGGCGCCAGATCCTCGCAAGCGAAAGAGCCGAACACGAGCACCTCATGATACGGCTCCTCGGTGCGCCGCAAGGCGTCACGGCGCTCCAGGCGGCCCGCGTTACCGGGCTCTCGGTCTCACGGTGCGAGGCACTCCTCGGAGGGCTGGTGCGTCAACGGCACGCGCAGCTCGATATCGACGACGACGGCAAACAAATTTATCGAGCCAACTAACCCCAGAGATCACCTGAGTGGAGCCCGATAACCGGCGTGAACGAACCAGTTGCTCGCGTGCGTCTCGGTGACTCGAAAGCGCGCTCGTCTGGCGATGAGCCGAAGCGCTTTGGGGTGGCGGGGAGCGTGGCGTCGCACGTATTGCTTTTGGAGGGCCCAGCCGGATTCAATTGGATTGAGGTCGGGCGAGTATGGGGGCAAGTAGACGACACGAACGCCGCGCGCCTTGCAGGCGGCTACGACACGCGGGTCGCGGTGGGCGGGGAGGTTGTCCATCACCAGGACGTCTCCGGGGTACAGTCGAGGGAGCAGCTTGCGTTTCAGCCAAGCCAGGAAGCGGGGACGGTTGGCCGTTTTGAACATCGTGCTGAGGACGACCCATCCCGATAGGCGCATCGCCCCAAGAAGTGTGAGGTTCGTGCCCCAGTTCATAGGAATGCGATCGATGAATTCGCGACCTCGCTTCACCCAGGCGTGGCTCCGACTCATGGCCAGGTTTAGGCCCGATTCGTCGAGAAAAACCAGCTTTTCCACGGGAATCCGGAGGATCCTCCGTCGGAAGGAGCGGCGCTTGGCTATGACGTCGGGTCGCTGACACTCCAACGGCCGTCGGCGTTTTTTTTGATGACGTACCCATACCGATGCAGCGCGCGCTTCATGCTGGACACATGAACTCGCGCGCCCCGCGGGCGAAGCCGATTGAACTCCGCCGTAATCTCGTTAGCGGTCGCATCGCGCAGCTTCGCAACAAGCGCATCAACGTCGCCCTGGCCGATCGGGGACGGCGTTCCGCCTCGCTTCGGGTCGGCGCCGAGCGGCACGCCACGACGCCCTCGACGAACCCACCGCTTGACGCTCGCCTCACCGATACGAAATCGAGCGGCAATTACCGCATAGCTTCCGTCGCCAGCTTCGTACGCCTCGACGACCCTGGCTCTCAATTCAAGAGGGTGCGCTTCCGCCATGCCGCGACCAGATCATGCCTCGAGCCAAAGAGCAAGACGCTTGATCGACCCAGGTGAGCACTGGGGTTAAGCCCCCGCAACGCGACGAACAGCCGTGATGTCCGCGGAGTGACGTTCGAATGGCGCGGCGGCATCATGCTCGACGAGCTCGGGGCGCGCGGTTACACAGTCGTCTTGACGCCCGCTGGGGCTCTTGCTCCTCTTGCGTCTCGTGCGCTCGTCACGAGCAAGCGAGCCCCACTCGCAGGAGTACTGCCCATGGCACGACTTGGTCTCTCCAAAGAAAACCTCATCTCGCGGGGCGCGGCCCGCTTCAAGGACCTGGTTTATCTCGCACTCCAAGACAAGAAGCTTCACAAGAAAGGTGTCGTGCACACCCGGATTGGGGGCATCCACAAAGGAGAGATCGGCAGCGTCAAGGACGTGTCTTGGCATG contains these protein-coding regions:
- a CDS encoding transposase; translated protein: MEKLVFLDESGLNLAMSRSHAWVKRGREFIDRIPMNWGTNLTLLGAMRLSGWVVLSTMFKTANRPRFLAWLKRKLLPRLYPGDVLVMDNLPAHRDPRVVAACKARGVRVVYLPPYSPDLNPIESGWALQKQYVRRHAPRHPKALRLIARRARFRVTETHASNWFVHAGYRAPLR
- a CDS encoding DUF924 domain-containing protein, giving the protein MIQPEDVLSFWLGPPGEDIQVAIQRWFRKVPEIDRQIQERFGDVLIRAGNGECNDWAKTPRHRLALILLFDQIVRNIRRGTKEMFEFDERAQKLAVEGLHEGMDRDLSILERYFFSFPLQHSENEELQDWSLQLSQKLLDEGPPPLQFLLQKHHDHARLFRDVIHRFGRFPHRNGLLGRESTPEEIDFLKTPGLPF
- a CDS encoding aromatic ring-hydroxylating dioxygenase subunit alpha; amino-acid sequence: MRNYWYPIAYSGEVAERPVPFTLLDEPKVLFRDDRGQVGCLIDRCPHRSTPLSLGRVVQGRLECPNHGWRYRADGGCTKIPSQSPEKAIPKSAAAQSFPTREHLGIVWVWPGDGFASAESAEAGDLFQIPEFGTPEWTYVQSSFDLNIEHELLIESFLDPTHLPFVHDGRLGGSRDEAAPVALELLPYSRGIRGNFTSSTSAGESKPFQLLTFEPPCHVRLEVEIRPGWRAFSVISCVPTRASKMRALVRNFRNFMLNEGSQDWAMLRQVQEAFAQDLAIIQGQRARLGPDGSPWQGCAVATDGLALQYRNWLTKSLAHPNERIAMTRAAEA
- a CDS encoding helix-turn-helix domain-containing protein; this translates as MAEAHPLELRARVVEAYEAGDGSYAVIAARFRIGEASVKRWVRRGRRGVPLGADPKRGGTPSPIGQGDVDALVAKLRDATANEITAEFNRLRPRGARVHVSSMKRALHRYGYVIKKNADGRWSVSDPTS